The Salarias fasciatus chromosome 11, fSalaFa1.1, whole genome shotgun sequence genomic interval GCTCTTACGCCACATGTTTCAGTATGTTTCTCTggatgattttgttttgttttagcaaCGTGATGCTCTACCAGACGGAAACAGTGGTGTGACAGCATgtgaatgtaaaaacaaagtTCAGATGAATTCAATCTAAACTGACTCTGACGTGCCTGGATTGCCTCTCTGCAGTTTTCTGCTCATTGCCGCCACCCTGTGGCCAcctgaagcattttttttaactcactaAATATTCTGTTCTTTCCACAAGACAAAGGACTGTTGATCagaactgaaagaaacaaacatacaaTATTAGGAATAATATGATTGGTTGAAACGTTACTTGTATGTGTGTTGCAATCAAGTATTTACAGTTTACTCCATTTAATCTAATCCACtacatttaaaatcacaagTTGCTATTGAATATTAACAATTTGAATTATTCGTCAAACCTTCTGATTCATATTTTTGTCCCCAATCAATTTATAGTGACAGGAAAATATCCCTTCTGTTTAATCTACACTAACAAAACTAAATGCCACAGTGAAATTCCTTTAACACTTTATTGTTCTAATGTAAATTTGCAAAAGCCTGCAATGCAACATTCAACAGTTGTTTTAAGAAGAGCTTGTTTTGCAGGAAAACTGTTGTCCTTCAGCCAACCACACTCCTTCCTTCTCTTGACTCAGTCAAAGTTACCTCAGCCTCGTGGTCATCGCTGCTCTGCCTCATTTCCTGACGACTAAAAGTCATCAGCTTGTTCCCTTTCATATTCTCTTCTGCCAGAAGAGCTCAGCTTCCCTTCGGTCTGTATGTGACGATTGTACATCTGTCTGATCATGTTTCATCATTATCTGTAAAACAGAATCAGCTCAGATCAGTTTCTCTTCTAGGCACACATCCAGGAGATGCAGCAGAACAGACAGACTGATGCAAaagtaaattaataaaaaaaaggaaaacatttattccgccacataaaaaaagaacagcaagACAAAAACGATCAGTCCATCAAACTTCCAAAAAATGTcttctgcagagagaaaacaggttAAAACCAGCATAAACAAAAACTCAGCTCACTGCCTCTCATACACCACACGCACTctctcccacaatgcatcagcTCACCCTCTTTATCCTGCAGCTCCAATCAGCCTGACCGACTGCAGGTGTGACTGTTCTCTCACCTGTAGCCCGTgcaagagagaggaaaagcaatgaggaaaaaaaaaaaccaaaacacacagatctgaaaacagagaaaatatccaCACCCAGATATGTATTTAAATCAAACCATAAACAGTCACCAGACATACTCACACCAATACTGACGTGCACCTCTTGCCTTCACAATATTAAAACACTCTGGTTTACCAATATCGCCGacctataaatacatttttgttcattcatAAAGTCTAGACAGTTAGAAATGAAATATTCAGGCGGgctctgctgccctctagtggtgacAGGGCTCACACGCACAGGACTCATCCCATAATTTATCAGGCTCAGGGCTGTGCAGACGACCAGGGGCTTCATGAGACAGATTTATTAGACTCCACGCATCCTTCCAACACTGAGAGTTCACACGGTTCGCCCTGGGCTTCCTCCTCAGCGCGGCGTCTTTGCTCTCGGACCCACCAGCGGCACGCAGCCCTGAAAAAAGCCACAAACACCAGCCCGAGTCAGCTCCCGCCTCCCCTCCACTCAGGACAGGTGTGCGTCTTAATCATCCTGCAAACATCCCCCAATGTGCAAAACAGCAGCCCTGGCTTTACCcgagggagaggaagagcagcagcagcgaagCGGTTAAACAGGCCATGAGAAGCACCGtcagagggaggcggaggaaggaggaggcggaggagggcggaggagcaCCAGTCTGAGGGACTAACTGCCCTCCTGGGAGCAGAGAGAGGTCAAATAtctcctgcagctctgtgtggCCTGCCACAGCCTGGGGGgtcactgagagagagagagagagacggagagagagagagagggaggagaataCACAGGAAACCTGAAACTTACATTAAAACGAGGAGACTGAAATATTGTTTTGATTTGTGGAGCAATCCCGAGACATTAAGCACTATTACAATCCCATATAGCTCTTGAAACATGCTGATAAATGGAGATGTTACTCAAACACTCGTGTTAAAACGCTTTAAGGggccgagccccccccccccccccccccccccccccccccccccgagattTCCCACCATGTCTGCCTTCAGATTTAACAGAACGATCATATTTACATACGAAGAATGACTTCTTATTAATAattctgttgtattttttctgATCTCACAGTGAATTAAAGAACAAATGAGGCTCATcggctgatttatttattttttgttgcacAGCAGGATAATGAAATGCAATAAAACGAATGTGATCAAAACATCATTAACTAATACAAAGACTGGGAATAATGAATTAGAAAAACTGACATTACTATTAggtgtgtctttattattataaaatttGCAATTTTCTCATACTTGAGCACAACTTGCACTAATGACATGTTTAACCTTTAGATTTTAAAACCACATGTTGCCGTTGGAAGTGCCACCGTTTGACAAtacatatttcatttttaatgtggATTTTTGCTGCCattaattgattcttttaatAGAGCTTCAGCTTTTAATTTATAATTCTTACTTTTAATCACcgtgttgtaatttttttttttttttgcacatcttTTAAATTGAGAATTGACAATATGGATTAGAAAAGAAGCATAATAACACATTTAGTATGTCATTTCAGGATGTTGGGCTTCAGTAGGAAACCATGAGCGTtcaggttgtttgtttttctttatactAACTACAGTCAAGTGTCAAACGTGTGTCCGTCAGCAGAGGGGACCGACTCCGGCCTGAGGCCTGGAGCCCCGCCTCCCCGTGACGGCCGACTCGACTTCCTGCTTTCCTCACCTGCCAGGTAGAAGTACAGCCTGACGACGGAGCGCCGTCCGGAGTAGATCTCACACTGGTAGGTGCCCTGATGATGGAGGCCGGTGGAAGGGATGGAGTACAGCCTGTCCACGCCCACCGTCACCTCCTTGAAGTGATCCACCTGCTGGGTTCTCACCTGAAGAAACAAGTGCCTTCAGTGTTTATTGTAAAGAGGGGACTCGTCTTCTTTGACGCAAATGACTTTTATAATGAGTGAATATCAGCAGAGTTaaagaagagaaacatttttgaaTGTCTTAGTATAAATTCACTgaattcaaagattttttttcatgttttttgtaaAGAGGAAGCAAAGTCTCAGATTAAACTGAACCTCAGGGTTTACATTGAGCAGATAcgagggtgaggagggggactGTGTCTCCGTCTCAGCCAGACAGCCAGTGCGCCTCCTCGACGTGCTGAACTAAAGGTATGGCACTGATCCCCCCGTGATTCACCATACATCGAGCTCACCTCCTCTGCAAACCTCCAGATCACCTCAATCTCATCCGACAGGGCAAAAGGCACGTCGCAGCGCATCcggctcctgctcctctccattACTTTAATTTCCTCGACTGAAAGAAGCATATAGCCACCCACATGTACACAGGCAGACAGGCACGCATGCAGATAACAttcagagggaggggggcagctCTTGCCGTCTGAGCCCTCCTTAATGATAATACTTAAGCCCGGTCTCTGAGGAGTGGAGTAAAAAACGATGATATGCTAAACAGTGGCTGTGCTGTACAGGGTTGATATGAACACCACGGTGTGTGGGAGTCAGCTGTCACCTTCCATAAAGAAGCCAAGGACTTAAAGAGTACCTCAGGGGCTCGCCGCAAAATATataatgtgtgaaaataaaagccttcctctgtcttttttcaAAATCCTGACTTTCTGCTAAGAGCATTTCAAGGATCAAAAGCAAGGCATTTCAAGGATCAGGAGTGGATGACTATGTGGAGGGAAATAGAGTTATTTAGGATATGTCAAGTCTGGATTAGTAcatcttttcttcctccctcatTTGGAAATTGAGACGTAACAGGAGTACGGGGTAATCCGACGTGTTATAATTACCAACACTCACCTGGGCAGTCGAGGGGGAATTCACAGGAGTCGTACTGGCAGGTGATGCAGTTGTACTCCGCACCTGCACTCTGAAaccctgaggggaggggggcacagAGCTGATGTACTGACTCTGAGTGTGAATGAAAACTCAGGATTTTTCTTATCGTGTGCACAGAACTGGACACTGACCGCACGGAGGGAAACATCCAGACACTGTGAAGAGAAAGAAACTGGGATTACTCCACTCTGATCTGGTGCCAACATGTAAGATTCAGTTCAACCTGACTGCAGCCCCTGAAAAGCTGTAATAACATAACTAGCTTATTacagaaagagcagagagaTCAGAGGGAGCCGTAATGACCTAATATGAGCCTCACTATAAATGAAAAGATGAAGGAAAGGGGGAGAGACCGTGGCTCACCTCTAGGCAGTTTGGAGGCAGCAGCGATGAAATTGTCTGCCGCCGTCTGCAACCTTTGCTCGTACACATAGTCTGaaagacggagaggaggaggaggaggaggagggggaagaaggAAGAAATATTTGGCCCGACACATTCTGCTGAACTGTGTGCTTTAGGGTATCATTTTGAAATCTCTCATTTCTCACTCCACTCTGTTTCCAACCAGCAGCTCTCCTTCTCTAAAGACTCATTAAGCCTTGCAGATATTCAGCAGGTGTTTTCAGCTACCATTGTTCTCTTTTCGGTCAAACTCCTCCACGATGGGTAAAATCTCTGCATCCAGgatctgcttcagctgcttGTCATATCCTCTGCCTGCGAGAGAGACGCACGTCAGACCAGTGGAGGCCAAACTTTCTGATCTGGATGCTGTGAATGTTGCAGGTCCTCATACCCACTTTTCCGGCGTCAATGACGGCCTGGTCGTTGTTGAAGATGCTGTCCAGCTTCTGGAAGCAGCCGTCCACATTTCTGATGCCGTGCTCGGCCACGACGTGACCCCAGCACAGCCGGAGACTGTCCTCCACCGCCACGAAGCAGCGGTAGCAGCCGAGAGAGGGGCCGAGCAGCCCGGCCAGACACGCCAGCCAcagcacacacgtgcacattgTCTCTGCTCCCACTGCGTCCACAGCCAACGCCTCCCCGGgagctgttttcatttaaacCCCGGTCCCTCACTGGCTCCAACCGCCACATCTCTGACATTtcattctgcagcagcagcttgaacaaCAGAAAACCTTGATTTAGAGGTTTTCAATACTGGTCTCACATGAGACTAAAAGTAAGATTCTGGGAGCGGGATCGGTCTTCGGTTTGGTTCCAGAGCCTCCCAGAGTTCTCAGTGTACTTTCCTCCTTTTCTATTGTCTCTAGTCCCCATTTCCTGCTGCCTCAATGCACCAGTTTTACTGCAGAGCACAGAGATGGAGCGAGCCAAGGagggaggtggcggcggcggaggaggaggaggaggagggtggtggtggggtggggtggggttggggttggggggggggtgggggggcgggggagatAAAGAGGGAGTTTAATGCTTGTGTGCATGTCGGGGGGGAAAAAGTGGGAAAGGTGCCGGCGAGAAAACTCTGGAGAAATATGAAATTTATAATGAATGTAAGTCCACCtcgaggtgtgtgtgcatgtgtgtgtgtgtgtgtgtgtgtgtgtgtgtgtgtgtgtgtgtgtgtgtgtgtgtgtgtttggggtggtgggggtggcggCCAGACTGAAGGTGAGAGCCAAAACAGAAAGCAGGGAACAAAAGAAAGGATAAAATCAATGAAGTAAGAAGTGGCAAGACGGAGGGAAGATCTCACTGTTTCGCTGATAAAagttcagaaaaattaaaaagtggAGACTGGGTTCAGACGTGGGTTCAAACGGAGACTCGGGGGCTAAAACAAAGCGGAGAAGAGGCGAAAAGGGGCCAAGAGGTGCAGCGACGGCGACAAACAGAGGCAGAGCGAGAGGGACTACAAATCAAGTCGACTGCCTCATCACATCCTGTATCCCCCCACTCGTCTcccatcctcctcttccctccgacgcccctccctccccccctccctccctccccccctccctccctccccttccccgGTCCCTCACTCCTGGtgcatctccatggcaaccagacAGGGTGCCTAATACATGAACTTAATATATTTCCAGTGGCAGGGTGAGCTGGGTACTAATGCATTCATCTGTCTCCACGCAGACAGGCCAATCAATATTAGGCAAGAGTGCGCTCCAGGACTGCCAAAGTCAGAGAGCCAGTCAGATGGTTCGACGTGGAAAATCAACACATGCATCCAAGTGAGGCATTTAATTGTGCCTGCCATGTGTTTAGCAGCATGGATACTTTGGTCATTCGCACATCCAGAATAACTGAGATTTGTTGAATGCTTTTTTCTCAGaattaaatcaatatttttttatatatttaataaTAAGCTACTTCTGAAACCATATGGGCTGGAAAAAAGATgggaaatattttaaaacaactcacacagacacagtggGATCTAAAATGATATTTTATTGAAACACAGAGATCGAAAAACTGCAACCCTTTGAATATAAAGTCCAGAGACGAATGCAGATAATCTACAGGTGTGTGAAGGCGACGTGTGTAACGGGGTCACGACCCTCGGCTGTCTTCCCTCTGGCCCCCGCCGGGAGCTCAAACACAAAGCCAGCCGGGCAGGGTCGGCTCCCTGAATGAGTCTGCACACCGCAGGAGGACGGATCGcccggcgagcggcggcgcggcggtcCGAGGTCTCCCACAGAAAACTTCAGTCGATTCGAAGAAACAACAAGTGACTTTGTGGTTAGaatgaagttttattttgactAAAAGCTCCCGTGTTTGAGCCGGTGTTGAAACTGAATGCAGCCCTGTTCCCGAGGACCTCACCTGTGACCTGCTGTGACCTCACAGGTTAAGGGTCTCAGGGACAGAGGGGCATACTGGGAAGTTTAAATACTCCAAACGCAGAGCTACTACATGCCTAAAAtaaagccttaaaaaaaaaaaaaaaacaagcgatGTTCAAATCAACCAaattaagagagagagaagaaaaaagaaaaagacaaaaacgaAAAACCGCAGAGTCACtgcaaggagaaaaacacatgaCCTCATCTGACATTTTGGATTCTGCTGCACCGGCCGCAGTCCTGCTCCTCTGCGGAGCACAGCAACAGCTGATCAGCGCAATTAAAGCTTCATTGCTGCACAATCGAGACATATTTGTTCACATTTCATCCACGctaatctatttttttttttttttttgcagtgcgGCAATCAAATATAAAAGTAGCATTTTTCACAGCAGGGACAAATAATCTCAGCCACGCAGAGCAGACGCAAATAATTTAGAAGGAATTCTGCTGGTAAATGTCATCAGTTTTTTCAACGTCATTTATAAAGCTTACAATGTTAAATTGTCGTTTTTAACAGCTTTTTAGAGACCAGTAAGTGAATGCGgtttaaaaatataatttacttGGTAACCGCAAGTGAAattacaagacaaaaaaaaaaaaaaacacgttaagaaaagaaatatttatGATAAAAGCTTTccaaattaaaacatttctttttttcttagtATGTAactaaaacactaaaaaaaactCATATATGTGatataaaaatatgtttttgttaaaGTCTGATAAGTTTACTGGTACAACTTTAATTTCCTACAACGCCACACAAAGAAACATCACGTTTAGTTACAGTGGAcgtgattttaaaatgttaaaagataATATATAGTAATACATGAGTCCAGTCAGAGAAATTTTTCATATTAATTCTTACAGGGATggaattcaaacatttttttttttatctgtacaTAACTTGAAAGGAGACAGGACGTAGTTCTCAGACTCACCCTGATTTGGATCTAGAGTGTGTTCTCCACCTGTAAACAGAGCAGCGTGAGAACTCCATCAAACATGAACAATTCCTCTGTCTGCATTCTGAGTGATAAAGGAAGGAAGATTCATTGCGTAGAAATATAGTAAGGCGACGCCACCCACTGGCAGACAGGCAGAAAGACATGCCCTGATTGGGGAACACTGCATATGTGTATCCACTGCTAACACAGGAAATCTGCTTTTTGTTATGGCTCGTCTGTCAGGGAGTCGTGCttttttgtgttgaaatattGGCTGAAACACCTCGGCGTGGCTGTGAATGAGGTGCAATCTGTCTGCGTCACACGCTGCATCAAATTGATCCGCGTTAGCCCACGACATGTATTACCTTCAGATTGACTTCGTCAACCGCGGGCCTCGAGGTTTTGGAGCGGAGAGGCGTCTGTAAATGTTGCCTGTCGACAGACGTGGCAGCTGGAGCAGACCAGAGGGAATAGCAGACATTTGTCAAAACTAAAATGAATAATGGATTTGTCTGCAGTATAGGCTGCGTTTGAGGTTTGTTTAaagactcccattcatgtcagtttcaatgaaacaaataaaaaaaagtgcaaattaaTCAAACCGATTTACGGAGCGCGACAGAGAcggacgttttcctctgttgatCGCTTTCACTTCAGCTGCGTAACGTGTGAACGCACGTCACATTATATCAATGACAATACTTAAATTCCTTGACAGCTGCTCCATCTGAGAGGGTAATGATGCTCTGTGCTTTACGGAAAGAGGCGCTAAAGGAGAAAGGCAAGGTGCAAATCGAACGTGAAATGGCCTCGACGACGTGCGCCCTGAATGCTTGAAATTAATATAAGAGCTGTTCAGTctatgcaaacacaaacaaaacggCGCATTTAATGGAAACGTAAAGCACTCTGAAGTGAGCTCACATGCATGCAAGGACATCACAACACTTCGCTGCTTTAGATGCCGACAAAGAGAATGTgatgagaaaagtttcacagaAAATTCGGTGTCATCCTTGCACAACATGCGAGCATGAATTTACAATCCCCCTCTGTGAGTGAAATGGTAAAATATTAAATACAGTCACTTACACTCagcctcctcttttcttctcttttcccaGGCAGTCAGAGGGATTCTGCGCCTCCTCCcggctccctctccctctgatGCTCTCTGCCGGGGCCAGACAGGGAGCCCAGCGGCAGGTAGGTTACAGACAATAGTATTGATTCCATTATTCTTCGCTCTCTACCTACCTGCCTGCCTGGCGAACACCGGCGTCTATTCGCCGCTCCACCTTTTGTCTCTGCAGGGCTGCTGTCACAGACACGTCGAGCTGCAAacaagagaggagcagagaacaGAGGAAAGAGCTTGCTCACTTGTGCCGCTTTTCACATGCTGGTGTACACGCCGAAGCGCCTGCTGGTGCACATGCTACCCAGCACTTAAaggcgtctcacacacacatacacacacacacacacactcttacccTCCATGCTGCATTACTGTCCTCCACTCATCCCtttttgtttcctgcagaaTACCTTAAAGTCTCCCATCTTgcttctctttctccctcttacGTTCTCCtctcatcatccatccagctccCTCTTTTCCCCCCTCACACGTTTTTCCAAGCCTCACGTCTCTACTAGCCCAgaaccccccccaacccccccagcaccacacacacacagacacacacacacagacacacacacacacacacacacgctccagtCTGTGagcagtgtgtatgtgtgtgaaagtgtacgagacggaaagagagagagtgaagagtGCAGTGAGTGCATGCACGTATGTGTGCTTATAGATGTGTGACTACGAACGGGAgacgtgcgcgtgcgtgtgtgtatgtgtgtgtgtgtgtgtgtgtgtgtgtgtgtgtgtgtgtgcgtgcgtgtgttatGGGGGGGGCGAGAAGAGAGGCGAGCAGAAAGTGGGGATGTAGGGGGAGGGTCAGAATCTCTAATAGAATGAGAATAGAGAGAAAATATGAAGCCCAGGAGTCTCATGAACCTGAGAGCCTGACATTACCGCCTCATCCTATGTGCACAGCAATCACGCCATCATCAAATTGATTACAGGATTTATGGTGTTGTGCCAACATTGCTGTAAATTGCAAGCGGAATGACAGCGAACGCACTAAACAAGCCCGCCGCGGAAAGAAAAGCTAATGCCAATTACGAAACGCGTCTTTGATTAGACAGCTTGACATGTGAGATGAACAATGTGCGGTTAACTGTTGGGCGCAGCCAGATTAATCCAAACGATGCTGAAACAGATGCTGctcgcacaaaaaaaaaaaaaacctcagcgCAGTCCTGCTCTTTGTGTCGCAtgcaaaaacagagaaaaatcaaagcgctttttgcatttttaatgcttttttttttttttttttttaaaaacacatctgataTTTGTCATGGACGGCTCTGGTGTCTGAAGGCAGTTTGATCCCGGCGTCTGTCCATCCACCTCCGTGAGAGGACAGAGGGTTGCCGTCGTGTTTGCCGGATAACAGAATCATACGACCCCGAGGGAAATTCAGAAATGAAGGTAAATCTAATTTGGAGCCACTGATTGGCTGTCTGTTCAGCGAGATGGAGCATAAACACGGGCACTTGATGTGTAAGCATCATCAATGGCCCTAAAGTGTTCTGACCATGTCGTACAACACGGCGCATCGCCGACGACTCACACGCTCAAAGCAAATGAGGGTaaacagacaaagaaaaacacactgctgttgATCCAGGGAAGTGAGTAAGATAACACCTCTCCGACGGGGCGCTACTTAACACCCTGCCCGGCAAAGAAAAGACGGAGGAATTAAGGAAATTAGGCAGATATGCGGCATCACTTAGTGACTGTTTAAAAGTTTCTTTTCCATTGAAAATCAAGGCACGATGATAAACTTATCAAGTTTCTAAAGGTTTTACAGATCAGTTGCATTTCCATAAGTATTCAAGACAGGCATGCAACCTTTCAGAAATGTAGGTTCCGATGAAAAACACTACGCTGTACCTTCATAATGCCTCCTGAATAAACATGATGTGTCCATATTGTCTATATAGGCTATGCCACTTTAGCAGCATGTattccagacacacactccgcaCGGCTGCATTCATTTCCTGCTTTGATCCTATTCTGTATAACTGTCTTATTCATACTACGGAACTCttaacatcctcctcctccatggctgCCATCGTATTGCAGTGCCATGACACCTGAATTTGCATAGAGACAACATGCTGAACGTGTTTACACTaccagctgcagtgtgtgtgtgtgtgtgtgtgtgtgtgtgtgtgtgtgtgtgtgtgtgtgtgtgtgtgtgtgtgtgtgtgtgtgtgtgtcgtgtgctGAGAGTTCTGCACTGTTCTTCTGCCACCAGTTGTGGTTCAATAAGTACTTGTGCAgtgcacgcacatacacacacacacacacagagtgatcCTGCATGAGAATGCCACGACGACAAACTTCTGTGCATTTCGATGGCGCTGGCTGTGATTTGGACAGGATGACAGAGTGAGGAGGTCTGCGGCTCTCTCCACGGCGGAGGTGCGCCGGACGCCATTTTGGCCTTAAGAATCGACAAGAAGCGGCGCCAGCGAGCATAAGCGGCGTCCGGACCTGAGTGACACATCCAGAATGTcacagacaggtgtgtgtgtgtgtgtgtgtgtgtgtgtgtgtgtgtgtgtgtgtgtgtgtgtgtgtgtgtgtgtgtgtgtgtgcgtgcgcctgCGGCTGCACTCTGCAGTGCCACGGAGAGACAAAGCGCTGGGAGTGCTCCACTAGGATGACATCATCAGTCTGGGATGGCGTCTGCCGTCTCTGTCTCGGGATCGGGATGCTCTACTTCGCCGCTGCATCCCGGGAGACGCCGCGCCGCACTGTTTGTGGCGGCGCTCACACTCATCGTGCCAAAAGTCCTTCATGTACGcatggaggtaaaaaaaaaaaaaaaaaaaaaaaatcaaaccgcACCTTAAGGTGTGTGATGCAGAGATTTTTGCAAAGAGTTAAAGGGGCTGGTGCGGCGTTAGATCTcgcggcggggcggggtgggtTGTAACATTTTATTAATGACTTTGGCTCTCAAAGTCATTTTCAAAGCAACATATGTGCATAGGGATGCGGGAGAGTATATTGTTGTAGCAATCTGCTCACACATATGCACAGTATGAAGCATCTGCTCAGCTGGAAAATCAGCCAAGTGTCTCTGGTGACTGGCAGAAACAAGCCTCGCTCCACGGACGTctgacacagacacaggaaCACGCAGGGgcagagctgcttcctctcaggAACATTACAGTTGCCCCGCGCACCTTGCAACCGTCAGATCTGGCAGGAGAGGAGCGCTGCGCGGTGGATGATAAAGAACGCTGCGACTGACAGTGCCGAATCAGCACAATTCTGATATATGCCCCCTTTATCGCCGCCCCCCCCTCGCCCCGCCGCCGGtccaggaggggaggagagccgGCTGTAACGCACTGCAGATGGCTGCTGTCTGGCAACACTGAGCGGAGGTGAGGAGGCTGTCGGGTAAACGAAACGCGAGAAATCGCTGTGATGATGCTGGAGGGGCATGTAATGAACGCACGAGGCTGCCTCAC includes:
- the spaca6 gene encoding sperm acrosome membrane-associated protein 6, with the protein product MCTCVLWLACLAGLLGPSLGCYRCFVAVEDSLRLCWGHVVAEHGIRNVDGCFQKLDSIFNNDQAVIDAGKVGRGYDKQLKQILDAEILPIVEEFDRKENNDYVYEQRLQTAADNFIAAASKLPRVSGCFPPCGFQSAGAEYNCITCQYDSCEFPLDCPVEEIKVMERSRSRMRCDVPFALSDEIEVIWRFAEEVRTQQVDHFKEVTVGVDRLYSIPSTGLHHQGTYQCEIYSGRRSVVRLYFYLAVTPQAVAGHTELQEIFDLSLLPGGQLVPQTGAPPPSSASSFLRLPLTVLLMACLTASLLLLFLSLG